In the genome of Halapricum salinum, one region contains:
- a CDS encoding RNA-guided endonuclease InsQ/TnpB family protein yields the protein MVNLVTTRTITAALTNDREGVVCDLDSLARSGSKIWNVARWTAGHIWDETGEIPDEGPLKSYMKNQPCWKDLNAQSSQAIIEELAGAFQSWFEQDNSDANPPGYRKHGDERPRSTITFKEDGFKLDTNHQQVRLSKGKNLKDGWSDFVLCEYDTGPDADLTAVEDVQQVRIVWNGEQWELHFVCKVAIDAADASGEKTAGVDLGICNTAAVSVGNETLLYPGNALKEDAHYFRQEEYDTEGENGPSTHAEWARQKKSRRQTHFLHALSKDIVEQCADRGVETIAVGHPKDIRANADWGRHGNKRLHDWAFDTVLSHIEYKAEERGIEVQRVDEYELATSITCCACGMKAESSRVERGLYVCESCELVANSDLNAAENMRATVTPNPSRDRSNGCLAQPSVRLFDKSTGRVAPQEQVCP from the coding sequence ATAGTGAATCTGGTCACGACACGTACCATTACAGCGGCACTCACCAACGACCGTGAGGGTGTCGTGTGCGACCTTGATTCGCTCGCTCGTTCCGGCAGTAAAATCTGGAACGTTGCGCGGTGGACTGCTGGCCACATCTGGGACGAAACCGGGGAAATACCCGATGAAGGACCGCTCAAGTCCTACATGAAGAACCAACCGTGCTGGAAAGATTTGAACGCCCAATCAAGTCAGGCAATCATAGAAGAATTGGCTGGCGCTTTCCAGTCCTGGTTCGAACAAGACAACTCGGACGCCAACCCACCGGGCTACCGCAAACACGGTGACGAACGGCCACGCTCGACAATCACGTTCAAAGAAGACGGCTTCAAACTCGATACAAACCACCAGCAGGTCCGACTGTCGAAAGGCAAGAACCTGAAAGACGGGTGGAGCGACTTCGTTCTTTGCGAATACGATACCGGTCCAGACGCAGACCTGACTGCTGTCGAAGACGTCCAACAGGTCCGCATCGTCTGGAACGGTGAGCAGTGGGAACTGCACTTCGTCTGCAAAGTCGCCATCGACGCCGCTGACGCGTCTGGCGAGAAGACGGCTGGTGTTGACCTCGGCATCTGTAACACGGCGGCTGTCTCTGTCGGTAACGAGACGCTGTTGTATCCGGGCAACGCCCTGAAAGAAGACGCGCACTACTTCCGACAGGAAGAATACGACACGGAAGGTGAAAACGGTCCCAGTACCCACGCTGAGTGGGCACGCCAGAAGAAATCACGGCGGCAGACCCACTTCCTGCACGCACTCTCGAAAGACATCGTAGAGCAATGTGCAGACCGTGGCGTGGAGACGATAGCAGTTGGACATCCGAAGGACATCCGTGCGAATGCAGACTGGGGGCGGCACGGGAACAAGCGTCTGCACGACTGGGCGTTTGACACCGTACTGAGTCACATCGAGTACAAGGCCGAGGAACGTGGTATCGAGGTACAGCGAGTCGATGAGTACGAGTTGGCCACGTCAATAACCTGCTGTGCGTGCGGGATGAAAGCCGAGTCGAGCCGTGTCGAGCGTGGCTTGTACGTGTGTGAGAGCTGCGAACTGGTCGCTAATAGCGACCTGAATGCGGCGGAGAATATGCGTGCGACGGTAACTCCGAATCCCTCACGGGATA